The genomic window TTACCGTCAGAATTGGAATTAAATGATTCAGTGCGATCTGAATATATGCGATTGTGGTTGTCTGTAGAAGAGGCTCGTCAACGCAATTTAGAAAGGTAATTCAAGCCATTTGAAGCGATTATTTGCTGGTTTTGTGGGGTTCTTACGGAGATCGGCGATCGCTTTATTGTATAGGTTTATAAAAAAACTCAAAAAACTACCCGAATGGGTAGGACAGTTTATTTGAATGCTCGCATATAACAGAATTACGAAATTAAATTGCTTGTTTACTAAGGCGATTTCTCAAACAGATTCTCACAATAAAAAGACAAAACAATGAACAAAATCACAACTATCTCTGCTTTAGCAATAACTTTGATGTCTACCGCTATAGTTTCAGCACCAGCATCAGCCCAAAACATATTTACCTTTCCAGCTAGTGCTTGTCAGCCAACCAGGTCTGAGAGTGCAGCAAGGCTATCTTTTGATAGTAATTCCGTCAGGCATAATGGGATCGATACTGAAGATGGTACGCTTGTATGTCCGATTAATAACCCTACTATCATCAATAAAGTTCGTGCCATAGCAACAGTATCTTTCCCGACTGGAGCTACTCCACCATTATGTACTCTAAAATCTTTTAAACTCGATGGTACCTTGTTGGGTACTTCTAGTACCCAGCCTATTAGTGGTGGCAAAGCTCTATTAACACAAGACTCTATAACTCCAGGTAATTACCATACTTTCTTTTGTCGGTTGCGACCGGGTAACGAAATGAAAAACTACCAACTTGTACTATTCTAAATCGTATATATCGTAATATATTGCCAGCGATCGCTTTTCTTTTAGATGAG from Merismopedia glauca CCAP 1448/3 includes these protein-coding regions:
- a CDS encoding DUF4148 domain-containing protein, with the protein product MNKITTISALAITLMSTAIVSAPASAQNIFTFPASACQPTRSESAARLSFDSNSVRHNGIDTEDGTLVCPINNPTIINKVRAIATVSFPTGATPPLCTLKSFKLDGTLLGTSSTQPISGGKALLTQDSITPGNYHTFFCRLRPGNEMKNYQLVLF